A genomic region of Arachis stenosperma cultivar V10309 chromosome 9, arast.V10309.gnm1.PFL2, whole genome shotgun sequence contains the following coding sequences:
- the LOC130947616 gene encoding uncharacterized protein LOC130947616 yields MQSPDANRLPEVDSLPDGFVESTTDPVAPPTPSSEQEKPPNNYTEDGSSDLTRTRELSNELGEKEFQNNHDCSVEVQNDSCMRQEEGTQITPPVAKSASDAMQSGCCTVKDKQHGESQSLDKSTVEPSQTKAAKDTSSPDMVDSSKNRKPETGEKRKSAKRTLKSEKELLEFSLKYQQVLAERDAALAVRDKLESLCRELQRQNKMLMEECKRVSTEGQNLRLDLSTKFQDAIKDVSNKLEERKDECLTQLKENDMLRNKLKQLADQYELSEQQYAQKLKQKTLELQLADLRVKQHEEKLVQEQSQIKVYAEQVSQLLATEKNLRMQLTTDGEKFQQFQEALSKSNEVFETFKNEIEKMAKSIKELKKENQFLKSKSEKSDITLIELVDERERLKKQLEKTTKQKEKLESLCRSLQAERKQSSSENKSSNNSVSS; encoded by the exons ATGCAGAGTCCAGATGCAAATCGGCTTCCCGAGGTTGATTCCTTGCCGGATGGGTTTGTGGAGAGCACTACAGATCCTGTTGCTCCTCCAACACCATCTTCTGAACAAGAGAAACCCCCGAATAACTACACGGAGGATGGTTCCTCAGACCTCACTCGAACTCGTGAATTATCAAATGAGTTGGGAGAAAAAGAGTTTCAAAACAATCATG ACTGCTCAGTGGAAGTTCAAAATGATAGCTGTATGCGACAGGAAGAAGGCACACAGATTACACCTCCTGTGGCCAAGTCTGCTTCTGATGCTATGCAATCTGGATGCTGTACAGTGAAGGATAAGCAACATGGTGAATCTCAAAGTTTAGATAAAT CAACTGTTGAACCTTCGCAGACAAAAGCAGCAAAGGATACATCTTCACCAGATATGGTTGACTCttcaaaaaacagaaaaccA GAAACTGGTGAAAAGCGTAAGAGTGCAAAGCGTACACTTAAATCAGAAAAGGAGCTTTTGGAGTTTTCACTGAAGTATCAACAAGTGTTGGCAGAAAGAGATGCTG CTCTTGCTGTTCGAGATAAGCTTGAGTCACTTTGTAGGGAGTTACAACGTCAAAATAAAATGTTGATG GAAGAATGCAAACGTGTATCGACCGAGGGGCAAAACTTGAGGCTGGACCTTTCAACCAAGTTTCAAGATGCAATCAAG GATGTGAGCAATAAGCTTGAAGAGCGAAAGGATGAGTGTCTTACTCAGCTTAAGGAAAATGACAT GTTAAGAAACAAGCTAAAGCAGCTTGCTGATCAATATGAACTATCTGAACAGCAGTATGCCCAGAAG TTGAAGCAAAAGACATTGGAACTTCAGCTCGCTGATTTAAGAGTTAAGCAACACGAGGAAAAATTGGTTCAAGAACAGTCTCAGATTAAAGTATATGCAGAACAAGTGTCTCAGCTATTAGCGACAGAAAAGAATTTACGCATGCAGCTGACGACTGATGGAGAAAAATTCCAACAATTCCAG GAAGCATTGTCAAAAAGCAATGAAGTTTTCGAAACATTTAAAAACGAAATTGAGAAG ATGGCGAAATCAATCAAGGAACTCAAGAAGGAAAATCAATTCTTGAAGAGTAAATCCGAAAAGTCTGATATTACGCTTATAGAGTTAGTTGATGAG CGCGAGCGGTTGAAGAAACAACTGGAAAAAACAACGAAACAGAAGGAGAAGCTTGAGTCGTTATGCCGGTCGCTTCAGGCAGAAAGGAAGCAAAGTTCCTCTGAGAACAAAAGCAGCAACAATTCAGTTTCATCATGA